Proteins from one Dama dama isolate Ldn47 chromosome 12, ASM3311817v1, whole genome shotgun sequence genomic window:
- the ZBED3 gene encoding zinc finger BED domain-containing protein 3, with protein sequence TGGPDAAAGRLGAPYSEAWGYFHLAPARPGHAAGPWATCRLCGEQVGRGPGWHASTPALWKHLRSAHRRELAESAARRSPPAAPGPVAAAEGDWARLLEQMGALAVRGSLRERELARREAAVEQGERALERRRRALQEEERAAAQARRELQAEREALQARQREVSRREGALAPGPPLKDEPEGDPRDGCVITRVLL encoded by the coding sequence ACCGGCGGGCCGGACGCGGCTGCGGGCCGCCTTGGGGCGCCGTACTCCGAGGCCTGGGGGTACTTCCACCTGGCTCCCGCGCGCCCCGGCCACGCGGCGGGCCCCTGGGCCACCTGTCGGCTGTGCGGGGAGCAAGTGGGCCGCGGCCCGGGCTGGCACGCGAGCACCCCGGCGCTGTGGAAGCACCTGAGGAGCGCGCACCGGCGGGAGCTGGCGGAGAGCGCCGCCCGCCGCTCGCCACCCGCCGCGCCTGGCCCCGTCGCGGCCGCCGAAGGCGACTGGGCGCGCCTGCTCGAGCAGATGGGCGCGCTGGCCGTGCGGGGCAGCCTGCGCGAGCGGGAGCTGGCGCGGCGCGAGGCGGCCGTGGAGCAGGGCGAGCGCGCGCTGGAACGCAGGCGGCGGGCGCTGCAGGAGGAGGAGCGCGCGGCGGCCCAGGCGCGCCGGGAGCTGCAGGCCGAGAGGGAGGCGCTGCAGGCGCGGCAGCGGGAAGTGAGCCGGCGCGAGGGCGCCTTGGCCCCGGGCCCCCCGCTCAAAGACGAGCCCGAGGGGGACCCCAGGGACGGCTGCGTCATCACGAGGGTCCTCCTGTAG